Proteins encoded in a region of the Streptomyces sp. NBC_01298 genome:
- the thrC gene encoding threonine synthase gives MSSNRTHQWRGIIEEYRDRLPVTATTPVVTLREGGTPLVPAQVLSERTGCEVHLKVEGANPTGSFKDRGMTMAITKAKEDGAKAVICASTGNTSASAAAYAVRAGMVCAVLVPRGKIALGKMGQALVHGAKILQVDGNFDDCLDLARALSDNYPVALVNSVNPVRIEGQKTAAFEIVDALGDAPDIHVLPVGNAGNITAYWKGFKEYKADGLASRTPRVWGFQASGSAPIVRGEVVKEPHTIATAIRIGNPASWDYALQARDESGGFIDEVTDRQILSAYRLLAAQEGVFVEPASAASVAGLLKAVDLGLVDPGQKIVCTVTGNGLKDPDWAVAGAPQPVTIPVDAEAAAIRLGLV, from the coding sequence ATGAGCAGCAATCGCACCCACCAGTGGCGCGGCATCATCGAGGAGTACCGGGACCGTCTGCCGGTCACGGCCACGACTCCGGTGGTCACGCTCCGCGAGGGCGGCACTCCCCTCGTCCCCGCCCAGGTGCTCTCCGAGCGCACCGGCTGCGAGGTACACCTCAAGGTCGAGGGGGCCAACCCCACCGGGTCCTTCAAGGACCGCGGCATGACCATGGCGATCACCAAGGCCAAGGAGGACGGTGCCAAGGCCGTCATCTGCGCCTCCACGGGCAACACCTCGGCCTCCGCCGCCGCCTACGCGGTGCGCGCCGGGATGGTCTGCGCCGTCCTCGTGCCCCGCGGCAAGATCGCGCTGGGCAAGATGGGCCAGGCGCTCGTGCACGGTGCCAAGATCCTTCAGGTCGACGGCAACTTCGACGACTGCCTGGACCTTGCCCGCGCGCTGTCCGACAACTACCCGGTGGCGCTGGTCAATTCCGTCAACCCGGTACGCATCGAGGGCCAGAAGACGGCCGCGTTCGAGATCGTGGACGCGCTCGGCGACGCCCCCGACATCCACGTGCTGCCCGTCGGCAACGCCGGCAACATCACCGCGTACTGGAAGGGCTTCAAGGAGTACAAGGCCGATGGCCTGGCCTCCCGTACGCCCCGCGTGTGGGGTTTCCAGGCCTCCGGGTCCGCGCCGATCGTGCGCGGCGAGGTCGTCAAGGAGCCGCACACCATCGCCACCGCGATCCGCATCGGCAACCCGGCCTCGTGGGACTACGCCCTGCAGGCCCGGGACGAGTCGGGCGGCTTCATTGACGAGGTGACGGACCGCCAGATCCTGTCGGCCTACCGCCTGTTGGCCGCTCAGGAGGGCGTCTTCGTCGAGCCCGCCTCGGCCGCGTCGGTGGCCGGCCTGCTCAAGGCCGTCGACCTCGGTCTGGTCGACCCCGGCCAGAAGATCGTGTGCACCGTCACCGGCAACGGCCTGAAGGAC
- a CDS encoding homoserine dehydrogenase: MRTRPLKVALLGCGVVGSEVARIMTTHADDLTARIGAPVELAGVAVRRPSKVREGIDPALVTTDATALLKRGDIDVAIEVIGGIEPARTLITTAFEHGISVVSANKALLAQDGAALHAAAEAAGLDLYYEAAVAGAIPLVRPMRESLAGDKINRVMGIVNGTTNFILDKMDSTGAGYQEALDEATALGYAEADPTADVEGYDAAAKAAILAGIAFHTRVRLDDVYREGMTEVSAADFASAKRMGCTIKLLAILERAADGESVTARVHPAMIPLTHPLASVREAYNAVFVEAEAAGRLMFYGPGAGGAPTASAVLGDLVAVCRNKLAEAKGPGESAYTQLPVSPMGDVVTRYHISLDVADKPGVLAQVATTFAEHGVSIDTVRQQGKDGEASLVVVTHRAPDAALSGTVEALRKLDTVRGVASIMRVEGE, encoded by the coding sequence ATGCGTACGCGTCCGCTGAAGGTGGCGCTGCTGGGCTGTGGAGTGGTCGGCTCGGAAGTTGCCCGCATCATGACGACGCACGCCGACGACCTGACGGCCAGGATCGGCGCGCCCGTCGAGCTCGCGGGCGTGGCCGTGCGCCGCCCCTCCAAGGTGCGCGAGGGCATCGACCCGGCCCTGGTCACCACCGATGCGACCGCGCTGCTCAAACGCGGCGACATCGACGTCGCGATCGAGGTCATCGGCGGCATCGAGCCGGCCCGCACCCTGATCACCACCGCCTTCGAGCACGGCATCTCCGTGGTCTCCGCGAACAAGGCGCTGCTCGCCCAGGACGGCGCCGCGCTGCACGCCGCCGCCGAGGCGGCCGGGCTGGACCTGTACTACGAGGCCGCCGTCGCCGGCGCCATCCCGCTGGTCCGCCCCATGCGCGAGTCCCTCGCGGGCGACAAGATCAACCGGGTGATGGGCATCGTCAACGGCACGACGAACTTCATCCTCGACAAGATGGACTCCACCGGCGCCGGGTACCAGGAGGCCCTCGACGAGGCCACCGCCCTCGGGTACGCCGAGGCCGACCCCACGGCCGACGTGGAGGGCTACGACGCCGCCGCCAAGGCCGCGATCCTGGCCGGCATCGCCTTCCACACCCGGGTCCGCCTCGACGACGTCTACCGCGAGGGCATGACCGAGGTCAGCGCCGCCGACTTCGCGTCCGCCAAGCGCATGGGCTGCACCATCAAGCTCCTCGCCATCCTGGAGCGCGCCGCCGACGGCGAGTCCGTCACCGCCCGCGTCCACCCGGCGATGATCCCGCTGACCCACCCGCTCGCCTCCGTCCGCGAGGCGTACAACGCCGTCTTCGTCGAGGCGGAGGCCGCCGGGCGGCTGATGTTCTACGGGCCCGGCGCGGGCGGTGCTCCGACCGCGTCGGCGGTCCTCGGCGACCTCGTCGCCGTCTGCCGCAACAAGCTCGCCGAGGCAAAGGGGCCGGGCGAGTCGGCTTACACCCAGCTGCCGGTCAGCCCCATGGGGGATGTCGTCACCCGCTACCACATCAGCCTCGATGTGGCGGACAAGCCGGGCGTGCTCGCCCAGGTGGCGACCACCTTCGCGGAGCACGGTGTCTCCATCGACACCGTCCGCCAGCAGGGAAAGGACGGCGAGGCCTCCCTCGTCGTCGTCACTCACCGGGCACCCGACGCGGCCCTCTCCGGGACCGTCGAGGCGCTGCGGAAGCTGGACACCGTCCGCGGTGTGGCCAGCATCATGCGTGTTGAAGGGGAGTAA
- the lysA gene encoding diaminopimelate decarboxylase has product MSRSAHPAGPRHADVLPEGHYSPPPADLNALDEKVWARTVSRNEHGVATVGGIEVTRLAEEFGTPAYFLDEEDFRARCRAWAHAFGPDADVFYAGKAFLSKAVVKWLKEEGLNLDVCSGGELATALAAEMPAARIAFHGNNKSTSEITRAIEAGVGRIVLDSFQEIARVAHIARELGVRQPVQIRVTVGVEAHTHEFIATAHEDQKFGIAVADGSAAEAVRRALGHDSLELLGVHSHIGSQIFDMAGFEVSAKRVVRLLAAVRDEHGVELPEIDLGGGLGIAYTSADDPREPHEIAKALHEIVARECEASGLRAPRISVEPGRAIVGPTAFTLYEVGTVKPLEGLRTYVSVDGGMSDNIRTALYDAEYSVSLVSRTSDAEPMLVRVVGKHCESGDIVVKDAFLPADIAPGDLLAVPATGAYCRSMASNYNHVLRPPVVAVRDGGARVIVRRETEEDLLRLDVG; this is encoded by the coding sequence ATGAGCCGTTCCGCACACCCCGCCGGGCCCCGCCACGCCGACGTCCTGCCCGAGGGCCACTACTCCCCGCCGCCCGCCGACCTCAACGCGCTCGACGAGAAGGTCTGGGCGCGGACGGTCAGCCGGAACGAGCACGGGGTCGCCACCGTCGGCGGGATCGAAGTGACCCGGCTCGCCGAGGAGTTCGGGACGCCTGCGTACTTCCTCGACGAGGAGGACTTCCGGGCGCGCTGCCGTGCCTGGGCGCACGCCTTCGGGCCGGACGCCGACGTCTTCTACGCCGGCAAGGCGTTCCTCTCCAAGGCCGTCGTGAAGTGGCTCAAGGAAGAAGGGCTCAACCTCGACGTGTGCTCCGGCGGGGAGCTCGCCACCGCGCTCGCGGCTGAGATGCCGGCCGCCCGGATCGCCTTCCACGGCAACAACAAGTCGACGAGCGAGATCACCCGCGCCATCGAGGCCGGTGTCGGCCGGATCGTGCTCGACTCCTTCCAGGAGATCGCCCGCGTCGCCCACATCGCCCGCGAGCTCGGCGTGCGCCAGCCCGTGCAGATCCGCGTCACCGTGGGCGTGGAGGCGCACACCCACGAGTTCATCGCCACCGCGCACGAGGACCAGAAGTTCGGGATCGCCGTCGCCGACGGGTCGGCCGCCGAGGCCGTCCGGCGCGCGCTGGGGCACGACAGCCTGGAGCTGCTCGGCGTCCACTCCCACATCGGCTCGCAGATCTTCGACATGGCCGGCTTCGAGGTCTCCGCCAAGCGCGTCGTGCGCCTCCTCGCCGCCGTGCGCGACGAGCACGGGGTGGAGCTGCCCGAGATCGACCTCGGCGGCGGCCTGGGCATCGCCTACACCTCCGCCGACGACCCGCGCGAGCCGCACGAGATCGCCAAGGCCCTGCACGAGATCGTCGCCCGCGAGTGCGAGGCCTCCGGCCTGCGCGCCCCGCGGATCTCCGTGGAACCCGGACGGGCGATCGTCGGCCCGACCGCCTTCACCCTGTACGAGGTGGGCACGGTCAAGCCGCTCGAGGGCCTGCGGACGTACGTCTCCGTCGACGGCGGGATGTCCGACAACATCCGGACGGCCCTCTACGACGCCGAGTACTCGGTCAGCCTCGTCTCCCGGACCTCCGACGCCGAGCCCATGCTCGTGCGCGTCGTGGGCAAGCACTGCGAGAGCGGCGACATCGTGGTCAAGGACGCGTTCCTGCCCGCCGACATCGCCCCCGGGGACCTCCTCGCGGTCCCGGCGACCGGTGCGTACTGCCGTTCGATGGCGAGCAACTACAACCACGTGCTCCGCCCGCCGGTCGTCGCCGTGCGGGACGGCGGGGCGCGTGTCATCGTCCGCCGGGAGACGGAAGAGGATCTCCTGCGCCTCGACGTCGGCTGA
- the nrtL gene encoding ArgS-related anticodon-binding protein NrtL, which produces MTPVDLSRSVVRALRRAVEDGELPAGVVVPERVVVERTRPGGVGDYASPVAFGVAKGAGAGVAPRDVAEVLAPRLAGLDGIERVEITGAGFLNFVLAEGSVGEYVRSIRAGAAAALYGFAPEGRETPGPAETPGPAETPGAAEFAGVPAAALRERVVHAAVQRIRRSQGPAASGSDLPNLPNLPNLPNVAPVAKRDGDVRARFGAGAAAWAMLSVPGPETPVFPAWLLVQDESSEYFRVRYARSRARALTRNAGQLGFLAEPGEVDGAGVLLAALRDQPLVLEAAAHHRAPERLVRQLVVLADALLDFQYHVLPKGDEKPSAAHRARLALAEAAGTVLAGGLALLGVDAPDHL; this is translated from the coding sequence GTGACCCCCGTCGACCTCTCCCGTTCCGTCGTGCGCGCCCTGCGCCGCGCCGTCGAGGACGGTGAGCTGCCCGCCGGTGTGGTCGTGCCCGAGCGGGTCGTCGTCGAGCGGACCCGGCCCGGGGGAGTGGGGGACTACGCCTCGCCCGTCGCGTTCGGGGTGGCGAAGGGGGCTGGAGCCGGAGTCGCGCCCCGTGACGTGGCCGAGGTGCTGGCCCCGCGGCTGGCGGGCCTGGACGGGATCGAGCGCGTGGAGATCACCGGCGCCGGGTTCCTGAACTTCGTACTCGCCGAGGGTTCGGTCGGGGAGTACGTACGGAGCATTCGAGCCGGTGCGGCCGCCGCCCTGTACGGATTCGCCCCGGAGGGACGCGAGACCCCCGGTCCTGCCGAGACCCCCGGTCCTGCCGAGACCCCCGGTGCCGCCGAGTTCGCCGGCGTGCCCGCCGCGGCCCTGCGCGAGCGCGTCGTGCACGCGGCCGTGCAGCGGATCCGGAGGAGTCAGGGACCGGCAGCCTCCGGGAGTGACCTCCCGAACCTCCCGAACCTCCCGAACCTCCCGAACGTCGCCCCCGTCGCCAAGCGCGACGGGGACGTCCGCGCCCGTTTCGGCGCCGGCGCCGCCGCCTGGGCGATGCTGTCCGTGCCCGGGCCCGAGACCCCCGTGTTTCCCGCGTGGCTGCTCGTCCAGGATGAGTCGAGCGAGTACTTCCGGGTGCGGTACGCCCGCTCCCGGGCGCGGGCGCTGACCCGCAACGCCGGGCAGTTGGGGTTCCTTGCGGAACCGGGCGAGGTGGATGGCGCCGGCGTCCTGCTCGCTGCCCTGCGCGACCAGCCGCTCGTGCTCGAAGCCGCCGCGCACCACCGGGCGCCCGAGCGGCTGGTCCGGCAGCTCGTCGTCCTCGCCGACGCCCTGCTCGACTTCCAGTACCACGTCCTGCCCAAGGGGGACGAGAAACCCTCGGCCGCCCACCGTGCCCGGCTGGCCCTTGCCGAAGCCGCCGGGACGGTGCTGGCCGGCGGCCTGGCCCTGCTCGGCGTAGACGCGCCCGACCACCTGTGA
- a CDS encoding response regulator, with product MEVAKTRTRGRGSTYSRVVSGASGRVLVVDDNKVIRQLIKVNLELEGFEVVTANDGAECLDVVHRVMPDVITLDVVMPRLDGFGAAAQLRADPRTRHLPLAIVSACTQNEVEAGIAAGVDAFLAKPFEPAELVRVVHRLIERRDRRERKGAPAGRGRG from the coding sequence GTGGAAGTGGCGAAAACCCGGACGCGGGGCCGGGGGTCGACCTACTCTCGAGTTGTGTCGGGCGCCTCGGGCCGGGTGCTTGTTGTCGACGACAACAAGGTCATCCGGCAGCTGATCAAGGTCAATCTCGAGCTGGAGGGCTTCGAGGTCGTGACCGCGAACGATGGTGCCGAGTGCCTGGACGTCGTCCATCGCGTGATGCCCGATGTGATCACTCTTGATGTGGTCATGCCCCGGCTGGACGGGTTCGGGGCAGCCGCGCAGTTGCGGGCCGACCCGAGGACGCGGCATCTGCCTCTTGCGATCGTGAGCGCCTGTACGCAGAACGAGGTCGAGGCCGGGATCGCCGCCGGTGTGGACGCCTTCCTCGCGAAGCCCTTCGAGCCCGCGGAGCTCGTGCGGGTCGTGCACCGGCTCATCGAGCGCCGGGACAGGAGAGAGAGGAAGGGCGCTCCCGCCGGGAGGGGGAGGGGATGA
- a CDS encoding CBS domain-containing protein, translating into MRPLVERAAIRGDLRDSMGAFLTVSELSRRDAAKRVEVLAETGSDPGYVGAVEPPSGPEDLVGDVQSSGTRQLTARDLIGLWGWQRRAAEVIELVDQELASHGLRVDPHFTEVQLGGLVTVSAQETANTEESSGAGPIGGSRAAGEKSDSERATDRDLTWRIGSLPFVREVFTIQIGDPLSHAVTPMIEHDFSQLPVVDHNSVLRGVITWEGIARAQLGGGRATVSQAMDPHPETAREQEELFRRIDRIQKSGFTIIVDGENSVIGILTSTDLAGQLKARIEPFTLLEELERRLRRLTRHFSTDELPAKIRRAREQGRQFTLGQYAFLLEDPHCWAKLDWPYDQQHMLSRLRIVTKYRNELAHWAVDAPAEDAVALAATARLLKLLKVVDLDPAV; encoded by the coding sequence GTGCGCCCCCTCGTGGAACGGGCGGCCATCCGCGGTGATCTGCGCGACAGCATGGGAGCCTTCCTCACCGTCAGCGAGCTGAGCCGTCGCGACGCGGCGAAGCGCGTCGAAGTGCTCGCCGAGACGGGCTCCGATCCGGGTTACGTGGGTGCCGTCGAGCCTCCGAGTGGGCCCGAGGACCTGGTGGGGGACGTCCAGAGCAGTGGTACACGCCAGTTGACCGCACGCGATCTCATCGGGCTGTGGGGGTGGCAGCGACGCGCGGCCGAGGTCATCGAACTCGTGGATCAGGAACTGGCCTCGCACGGGCTGCGAGTGGATCCGCACTTTACCGAGGTGCAGTTGGGCGGCTTGGTCACCGTCTCCGCCCAGGAGACGGCCAACACCGAGGAGTCGTCCGGGGCCGGTCCGATTGGCGGCAGCCGCGCAGCGGGAGAGAAATCCGACTCGGAACGGGCCACGGACCGCGATCTCACCTGGCGGATCGGCAGCCTGCCGTTCGTACGGGAGGTGTTCACGATACAGATCGGTGACCCGTTGAGCCACGCCGTCACTCCCATGATCGAGCACGACTTCTCCCAGCTCCCGGTCGTGGACCACAACAGCGTGCTACGTGGAGTTATCACGTGGGAGGGCATAGCCCGCGCCCAGCTCGGTGGCGGTAGGGCGACGGTCTCGCAGGCCATGGATCCGCATCCGGAGACGGCACGGGAACAGGAGGAGCTCTTCCGTCGGATCGACCGCATTCAAAAGAGCGGCTTCACCATCATCGTCGACGGCGAGAACTCCGTCATCGGCATCCTCACGTCCACAGACCTCGCAGGGCAATTGAAGGCACGTATCGAGCCGTTCACGCTTCTTGAGGAGTTGGAACGCAGGCTGCGCAGGCTAACCAGGCATTTCTCGACGGACGAGCTGCCCGCGAAGATCCGCAGAGCGCGGGAGCAGGGCCGCCAGTTCACCCTCGGCCAGTACGCCTTCCTTCTGGAGGACCCGCACTGCTGGGCCAAGCTCGACTGGCCGTACGACCAGCAGCACATGCTGTCGCGGCTGCGCATCGTCACGAAGTACCGCAATGAGCTCGCGCACTGGGCGGTCGACGCGCCGGCGGAGGACGCCGTAGCACTCGCCGCCACGGCCCGCCTGCTCAAGCTCCTCAAGGTCGTCGACCTGGATCCGGCGGTCTGA
- a CDS encoding UvrD-helicase domain-containing protein: MTVTGAPTAGATLRLLDKADKEIVKLDRAIVGAVYKFQHDFRRNPEAGGFDLKPLKGDGRLWSARVNREYRALLLRLGGNDWLLVSVKHRGHVHQNLDRLAYGINQITGAIEYVDLQVVEESVLRRETAAPAGAPAPAAAPSGPAEPLLFAPYDARQLADLGVAEPLIPVVFRLTTDEELLGLVEYAPRHTGEVLLRLRDGVPYEQVKAEVTAPVAVDPAEQFDDEDWQAAVDRSQAVVITDDESLQSILEEGDFGRWKIFLHPTQDKLVHRTYSGPARVGGGPGTGKTIVALHRVRHLVEQLPPGHTKPVLLTTFNKNLAADLRSRLLSLGGPEILARVDIQHVDQLATRVVGEADPGNSKRRINDAQALREWRDLLVEAGEKRWAADFLSDEWNQVILGQAVASRSDYFRARRAGRGRSVSRAERAEIWQLAERFTQRLDTKGLETHRQVAERAAQLEMARKSKIDRREAEREERGGLHNVHVEAGSGAWLRYRYRHIVVDEAQDLSAAHWKMLRAMVPSTSNDIFLVGDTHQRIYDNQVTLGSLGVNIRGRSSRLTLSYRTTREILRSALGVLEGVDYDDLDGEADNLAGYRSVLHGPKPVLRGARSWDEELDLLVDQLGAWHDVPREATAICVPTNDMVTQVAYRLKQRGIESTEITQDGPRHEEGVHIGTMYRFKGLEYRRMIIAGVAEGLVPRSSADAWERTDPVRHRRELQRARSLLFVAATRARDALTITWHGEPSRFLAPLTVG, translated from the coding sequence ATGACCGTCACCGGCGCCCCCACGGCAGGCGCGACCCTGCGCCTGCTGGACAAGGCGGACAAGGAAATCGTCAAGCTGGACCGGGCGATCGTCGGAGCGGTCTACAAGTTCCAGCACGACTTCCGGCGAAACCCGGAGGCCGGCGGCTTCGACCTGAAGCCCCTCAAGGGCGACGGCCGCCTCTGGTCCGCACGGGTCAACCGCGAGTACAGGGCCTTGCTGCTCCGCCTCGGCGGCAACGACTGGCTCCTCGTCTCCGTCAAGCACCGCGGCCACGTCCACCAGAACCTGGACCGGCTCGCGTACGGCATCAACCAGATCACCGGTGCCATCGAGTACGTGGACCTCCAGGTCGTGGAGGAGAGCGTGCTGCGCCGGGAGACGGCGGCCCCCGCGGGCGCGCCGGCACCCGCCGCCGCACCTTCGGGGCCCGCCGAGCCGCTGCTCTTCGCCCCGTACGACGCACGGCAGCTGGCGGATCTCGGTGTCGCGGAGCCGCTCATCCCGGTCGTGTTCAGGCTCACCACGGACGAGGAACTCCTCGGGCTCGTCGAGTACGCTCCCCGGCACACGGGCGAGGTGCTGCTGCGGCTGCGCGACGGCGTCCCGTACGAGCAGGTCAAGGCAGAGGTCACCGCACCCGTCGCGGTGGATCCCGCGGAGCAGTTCGACGACGAGGACTGGCAGGCCGCCGTCGACCGCTCCCAGGCGGTCGTCATCACCGATGACGAATCCCTGCAGAGCATCCTCGAAGAGGGTGACTTCGGCCGCTGGAAGATCTTCCTGCACCCCACCCAGGACAAGCTCGTGCACCGCACCTATTCGGGCCCAGCCCGCGTGGGCGGGGGCCCCGGCACCGGCAAGACCATCGTCGCGCTGCACCGGGTACGGCACCTGGTGGAGCAGCTCCCGCCCGGCCATACCAAGCCGGTACTGCTCACCACGTTCAACAAGAACCTGGCCGCGGACCTGCGCTCACGGCTGCTCTCGCTGGGCGGCCCGGAGATCCTTGCCCGGGTGGACATCCAGCACGTGGACCAGCTGGCCACGCGTGTCGTCGGCGAGGCCGATCCCGGGAACTCCAAGCGCAGGATCAACGATGCCCAGGCTCTGCGGGAATGGCGGGACCTGCTGGTGGAGGCGGGAGAGAAGCGGTGGGCCGCCGATTTCCTCAGCGACGAGTGGAACCAGGTGATCCTGGGACAGGCCGTGGCCTCCCGCAGCGACTATTTCCGGGCCAGGCGTGCCGGACGAGGGCGCAGCGTGTCCCGGGCGGAACGTGCCGAGATCTGGCAGCTCGCCGAGCGCTTCACCCAACGCTTGGACACCAAGGGCCTGGAGACCCATCGCCAGGTCGCGGAGCGTGCCGCGCAGCTGGAAATGGCCCGCAAATCCAAGATCGACAGGCGTGAGGCGGAGCGGGAGGAACGCGGCGGACTGCACAACGTCCACGTCGAGGCCGGTTCCGGTGCCTGGCTGCGCTACCGCTACCGGCATATCGTGGTGGACGAGGCCCAGGACCTCAGCGCCGCCCACTGGAAAATGCTGCGCGCCATGGTGCCGAGCACGTCCAACGACATCTTCCTGGTCGGGGACACCCACCAGAGGATCTACGACAACCAGGTCACCCTCGGCAGCCTCGGAGTCAACATCCGGGGCAGGTCCTCCCGGCTCACCCTCAGCTACCGCACGACCCGGGAAATCCTGCGTTCCGCGCTGGGAGTCCTGGAGGGCGTCGACTACGACGACCTCGACGGAGAAGCCGACAATCTGGCCGGATATCGATCCGTCCTCCACGGTCCGAAGCCCGTCCTGCGGGGCGCCCGAAGCTGGGACGAGGAGCTCGACCTGCTGGTGGATCAGCTTGGAGCCTGGCACGACGTGCCCCGTGAAGCCACCGCCATCTGCGTGCCGACGAACGACATGGTCACCCAGGTCGCCTATCGGCTGAAGCAGCGCGGCATCGAGTCCACGGAGATCACACAGGACGGACCGCGCCACGAGGAGGGCGTACACATCGGCACCATGTACCGGTTCAAGGGACTGGAGTACCGCCGCATGATCATCGCCGGTGTCGCGGAAGGGCTCGTACCGCGTTCCTCGGCGGACGCGTGGGAGCGCACCGACCCTGTGCGGCACCGGCGAGAGCTCCAACGGGCCCGGTCGCTCCTCTTCGTCGCGGCCACTCGTGCCCGGGACGCCCTCACCATCACCTGGCACGGAGAGCCGAGCAGGTTCCTCGCACCGCTGACAGTCGGATAG